In a single window of the Antedon mediterranea chromosome 1, ecAntMedi1.1, whole genome shotgun sequence genome:
- the LOC140052259 gene encoding uncharacterized protein, with the protein MSRMNDAIGCSKRASTAVSNVKIDMLTKTNGYNNSKITRLDLEFKELTDLEIDFDEHEHIEDLLVSGNLLEHLPDSIKKFTRLKTLHANENKLKTLPDSIGNLLCLEDLHLIGNHLIELSSAVCCLKSLKKLVLDENALKALPADIGRVKNLEILEACFNKLESIPDSLSNLNFLTILNISNNKIKSLPKDFGNLTNLKCIDISDNQISILPDTFKSAPILERLHADSNRICILPAWFAKLPGLLHFTMRDNCLQGSPLADTFGETSVKLKRFDFAGNSITDLPSSFGCLVNLEYVHLGSVIGELERRGFQNGNWIPKLPELFGNLKSLKELHLDENRLFSLPKDFGCLCNLQDVDLCQNMICEIPDSFVNLHNLRKCLFSQNHLTKLPERFGELQALRELRLDNNEISELPVSFDMLVDLQYLDLFRNKLTAIPTCISVMNKLIGLDIDENSIDISISEIPKIFRGNKYAERNPDFSNNWRGKKRADHYDPVIQQVTFQSDKSPESEEEDKTESTWIRQLLEQTDQDELNTERREDDDDKKSDEYSDYESEDEHYHISYSDDNDEQTTSTCDTVDTENWEEERGTDLENWEEELDTGPYEIEHVHYPIPEKPSRFLFVPSTNHPENLQLDSLGLDVCQPGQFDDVD; encoded by the exons ATGTCCAGAATGAATGACGCCATTGGTTGCTCTAAAAGAGCCAGCACTGCGGTGTCCAATGTTAAGATTGACATGTTGACCAAAACAAATggttataataattcaaaaatcACAAGGTTAGATCTTGAATTTAAAGAATTGACTGACTTGGAAATTGATTTTGATGAACATGAACATATAGAAGACCTTTTGGTATCTGGAAACCTTCTTGAACATTTACCAGATAGTATCAAGAAGTTCACACGACTAAAAACTCTACACGCAAATgagaacaaattaaaaacacttCCAGACTCTATAGGTAACCTGTTGTGTCTTGAAGATCTTCATCTTATTGGCAATCATCTTATTGAACTAAGTTCTGCAGTGTGCTGTCTAAAGTCTTTAAAGAAACTGGTTTTAGATGAGAATGCTTTAAAAGCGCTGCCTGCAGACATTGGTCGTGTTAAGAATCTGGAAATCTTAGAGGCTTGCTTCAACAAACTTGAGAGTATACCAGATAGTCTTAGCAATTTGAACTTTTTAACAATACTAAACATTtctaacaataaaataaagtcCTTACCAAAAGATTTTGGAAAtctaacaaatttaaaatgtattgatatTTCTGATAATCAAATTAGTATATTACCAGATACTTTTAAGTCTGCACCTATTCTTGAAAGACTCCATGCTGATTCCAATCGAATATGTATCTTGCCAGCTTGGTTTGCAAAGCTTCCAGGGTTACTTCATTTTACGATGCGAGACAACTGTTTACAAGGGAGCCCTCTAGCTGACACCTTTGGAGAGACTAGCGTAAAATTGAAAAGATTTGACTTTGCTGGCAACTCTATAACAGATCTTCCATCCTCATTTGGTTGTCTTGTCAATTTGGAGTACGTACATTTAGGTAGTGTTATTGGAGAATTAGAGAGGCGTGGCTTTCAGAATGGTAACTGGATTCCAAAGCTTCCAGAACTCTTTGGTAATCTTAAGTCTTTAAAAGAGCTACACCTTGATGAAAACAGGTTGTTTTCCTTACCAAAAGATTTCGGGTGCCTCTGTAATTTGCAAGATGTTGACTTGTGTCAGAACATGATTTGTGAAATACCAGATAGTTTTGTTAATTTACACAAtttaagaaagtgcttattttcgcAAAATCATTTAACAAAGCTGCCTGAAAGATTTGGAGAACTTCAAGCGCTGAGAGAACTGCGACTTGATAACAATGAG ATTTCAGAGCTTCCGGTGTCATTTGACATGCTTGTAGATTTACAATATCTTGACCTGTTTCGCAATAAACTCACTGCCATTCCAACCTGTATCAGCGTGATGAACAAGCTTATAGGCTTGGATATTGATGAg aatagTATCGATATTTCAATAAGTGAAATTCCCAAGATTTTCCGTGGAAATAAGTATGCTGAACGCAATCCAGACTTTTCTAACAATTGGCGAGGGAAGAAGAGAGCTGACCACTATGATCCTGTCATTCAACAG GTTACTTTTCAAAGTGACAAAAGTCCAGAAAGTGAGGAGGAAGACAAGACTGAATCCACATGGATCAGACAGTTGTTGGAACAAACTGATCAAGATGAATTAAACACGGAAAGAAGGGAGGATGACGATGACAAGAAATCAGATGAATATTCTGATTATGAGTCAGAGGATGAACATTATCATATTAGCTACAGTG atgataatgatgaacaAACGACATCAACTTGCGACACAGTGGATACTGAAAATTGGGAGGAAGAACGGGGGACTGATCTTGAAAATTGGGAGGAAGAACTAGATACAGGACCTTATG